Proteins co-encoded in one Arthrobacter alpinus genomic window:
- a CDS encoding DUF6297 family protein: MATTTKERLSAKEIRSYTFKVGLSRTEGGLMELVSEVYTSILGGLTLLTMAGALIVALRHSLGVGDESALLASAVAPGFHSVTLLQASATVLLTLAAGLLSLEMTMGPVAMTLPQTAWWLGLPVRRRGFIQPGFLTSMLWPTIAAVIVVLPLSLGMASSPTPGRLALAVLCGAGLAWLLYGIASWCQITGSGAWLKKVMGVITLLAPLTLVATALYNNVAGSHAITGAQTAWLKYLPTSWPLLVADGATWPLLIVALALGLLTLVYINLERITTAALKKSAAAGAYAASSLLSMDATELSRSLSTGPATGTSNVRLPMIFKRGTVHARSIKTLASTHATMALRSPSTLLRVLVLAAIPASLASVEFLGNAILIAVALYLCAHFSATALGATARFANGNPAVDMLMPLPATTVRRVHYLVPAVAMTVWAPICFGLLLALGVGSPALLILAIFAGPGLGAATLRAGFKPAPDWNMPAVASPTGPIPTGAIKSFLSGPDLSLIVLLPVLICLISGGVPSIAFPIQLTLTWLAFLWGTHVRKPKSAKDGGLFRTPPAKAGK; this comes from the coding sequence ATGGCCACTACAACCAAAGAGCGCTTGAGCGCCAAAGAAATCCGCAGCTACACGTTCAAGGTCGGGCTCAGCCGGACCGAGGGCGGGCTCATGGAACTTGTCTCCGAGGTGTATACCTCCATCTTGGGCGGCTTGACGCTGCTCACCATGGCCGGGGCCCTCATCGTGGCCCTGCGCCACAGCTTGGGAGTGGGCGACGAATCTGCGCTGCTGGCCTCGGCCGTGGCCCCGGGATTCCATTCCGTCACCTTGCTGCAAGCCAGCGCCACGGTGCTGCTGACCCTGGCGGCTGGGCTTTTGTCCTTGGAGATGACCATGGGTCCTGTTGCCATGACGCTGCCTCAAACCGCCTGGTGGCTGGGGCTCCCGGTCCGCCGCCGAGGGTTTATCCAGCCCGGCTTCCTAACGTCAATGCTCTGGCCCACCATCGCCGCCGTCATTGTGGTGCTGCCCCTGTCTTTGGGCATGGCATCCTCCCCCACTCCGGGGCGGTTGGCCTTGGCAGTCCTCTGCGGCGCGGGCCTGGCCTGGCTTCTGTATGGCATTGCGTCGTGGTGTCAGATCACCGGCTCCGGTGCCTGGCTGAAGAAGGTCATGGGGGTCATCACCTTGCTCGCTCCACTAACGCTGGTAGCCACGGCCCTCTACAACAATGTGGCCGGTAGCCATGCCATCACCGGCGCGCAGACCGCCTGGCTGAAGTATCTCCCCACGAGTTGGCCGCTCTTAGTGGCCGACGGCGCCACCTGGCCGTTGTTGATTGTGGCCCTTGCGCTGGGGCTGCTGACGCTTGTCTACATAAACCTTGAGCGGATTACGACGGCGGCACTGAAGAAGAGTGCTGCGGCTGGCGCTTATGCGGCGAGTTCTCTGCTGTCGATGGATGCCACTGAATTGTCGCGGTCTTTGAGCACTGGACCTGCCACGGGCACCAGCAACGTGAGGCTGCCGATGATTTTCAAGCGTGGCACGGTCCACGCACGCAGCATCAAGACCCTTGCCAGTACGCATGCCACCATGGCGCTGCGCTCCCCCAGCACACTGTTGCGGGTTCTGGTCTTGGCCGCCATTCCGGCGTCATTGGCGTCGGTGGAGTTCTTGGGCAATGCCATCTTGATTGCTGTGGCCCTGTACTTGTGTGCCCATTTCTCTGCAACTGCCTTGGGTGCCACCGCACGGTTCGCTAACGGCAATCCGGCGGTGGACATGCTCATGCCGCTGCCGGCAACCACCGTGCGCCGAGTCCATTATCTGGTCCCGGCCGTAGCCATGACGGTATGGGCACCGATCTGCTTTGGTCTACTGCTCGCCTTGGGAGTGGGCTCACCTGCCCTACTCATCCTCGCGATCTTTGCCGGACCGGGGCTGGGGGCAGCCACATTGCGTGCCGGCTTTAAACCGGCCCCGGACTGGAACATGCCGGCTGTGGCCTCCCCCACTGGCCCCATCCCCACAGGTGCCATCAAATCATTCTTGAGTGGTCCAGACCTCAGCCTCATTGTGTTGCTACCGGTCTTGATCTGCCTAATCTCAGGCGGCGTGCCCTCCATTGCCTTCCCCATTCAGCTGACGCTGACCTGGCTGGCTTTTTTGTGGGGCACTCACGTGCGCAAGCCCAAATCCGCCAAGGATGGCGGCTTGTTCAGGACTCCCCCGGCAAAGGCTGGCAAGTAG
- a CDS encoding ABC transporter ATP-binding protein, with the protein MSKRTSPTGDTSKPRQAAQRQDVVRAEKLQAGYAGEAVCGVVSFSLHAAQALALVGPNGAGKSTVVKTLVGQLEPVSGTTRINGAEVDDRTLDFRREVAVVFDDDAFFPSLTVEEHLAIVSAGHGVDDVEAVIAAELEFFGLSALAKSRPYNLSSGQRRRMLLAAAFVRPRSLLVLDEPEQRLDTAMRHKLATRLRAEVNTGLALLVVTHDPDFLSTVATKAIFISDTIHAMTPTQAATAIASENPHAD; encoded by the coding sequence ATGAGCAAAAGAACCAGCCCCACCGGCGACACCTCCAAACCACGTCAAGCTGCACAGCGTCAAGACGTGGTCCGGGCAGAGAAACTCCAGGCGGGCTACGCAGGTGAGGCCGTCTGCGGCGTGGTTAGCTTCAGCCTCCACGCGGCGCAGGCGCTGGCCTTGGTGGGACCCAACGGTGCCGGCAAGTCTACGGTGGTCAAGACGCTGGTGGGTCAGCTTGAGCCAGTCTCGGGCACCACGCGGATCAACGGCGCCGAGGTCGATGACCGAACTTTGGACTTCCGCCGTGAGGTAGCAGTGGTCTTTGACGATGACGCATTTTTCCCCTCCCTCACGGTTGAGGAGCATCTGGCCATCGTCTCGGCCGGACACGGTGTGGACGATGTGGAGGCGGTCATTGCTGCCGAGCTGGAGTTCTTCGGTCTCTCGGCACTGGCCAAGTCCCGCCCCTATAACCTGTCCTCGGGTCAGCGGCGCCGCATGCTTCTCGCGGCAGCCTTTGTCCGTCCCCGCTCTTTGCTGGTTTTGGATGAACCCGAGCAGCGCCTGGACACGGCCATGCGGCACAAACTGGCCACCCGGCTGCGCGCCGAGGTGAATACCGGGCTGGCACTGCTGGTAGTCACTCACGATCCGGACTTCCTCTCCACCGTGGCCACCAAGGCCATCTTCATTTCCGACACCATCCACGCCATGACACCCACGCAAGCCGCGACGGCGATCGCTTCAGAGAACCCGCACGCGGACTAA
- a CDS encoding dicarboxylate/amino acid:cation symporter, with product MKLLKSIPLLGWIVLAIVLGILIGPVMPAWLGGVFLTYNSIFSGFLSFIVPLIILGLVMPAIAELGKGAGKWLGVTALISYGSTILAGLLAYFVSRWLFTDSLSGGGLAEIGAGNGSGFTPYLTVVSSAGDSATEIVLPPVIGVMSALVLAFVIGIGLTAFKSKVLFRGAIEFRTIIEAVIRRIIVPALPLFIFGIFMDLAASGSAVTVVTKFLLVAVVSFALTFVVLIAQYSIAGSMSGLNPFKALWNMRDAYFTALGTSSSAATIPVTLASTKKNGVSDSVAGFVIPLCATIHLSGSMVKITCFSIAVLLLTGGDVSFSAYLPFILMLGVMMIAAPGVPGGAIAAAAGLLAQMLGFGEVEVGLMFAAYIALDSFGTATNVTGDGAIALIMNKLTRGHLGTQAQDPSDETVEAAPGSEAASHTLAQ from the coding sequence ATGAAGCTGCTGAAATCGATCCCACTACTTGGCTGGATTGTCCTAGCCATAGTCCTGGGTATCTTGATCGGCCCCGTTATGCCTGCATGGCTCGGCGGGGTATTCCTGACCTACAACTCAATCTTCTCCGGGTTCCTGAGCTTCATTGTGCCGCTCATTATTTTGGGCCTCGTGATGCCGGCCATCGCTGAACTGGGCAAGGGCGCTGGCAAGTGGCTCGGTGTCACAGCGCTGATCTCCTATGGTTCCACCATCCTGGCCGGGCTCCTTGCTTACTTTGTGAGCCGGTGGCTCTTTACCGATTCATTGTCCGGCGGCGGACTGGCAGAGATTGGCGCGGGAAACGGTTCAGGATTCACCCCCTACCTGACGGTGGTCAGTAGCGCTGGAGATTCAGCCACCGAGATCGTCCTTCCGCCGGTGATCGGCGTCATGAGTGCCTTGGTGCTCGCGTTCGTGATCGGCATTGGCCTGACCGCGTTCAAGTCCAAGGTGCTCTTCCGTGGAGCCATCGAGTTCCGCACCATTATTGAAGCCGTGATCCGGCGCATCATTGTGCCAGCACTTCCGCTGTTCATCTTCGGCATCTTCATGGATCTCGCAGCCAGCGGATCGGCGGTTACTGTGGTCACGAAGTTCCTGCTGGTAGCCGTGGTGTCCTTCGCCCTGACATTCGTTGTCCTGATCGCCCAGTACTCCATTGCCGGCTCCATGTCCGGCTTGAATCCGTTCAAGGCTCTGTGGAACATGCGCGACGCCTACTTCACCGCGCTGGGCACCTCTTCCTCGGCAGCGACCATTCCGGTAACGCTTGCGTCAACGAAGAAGAACGGCGTCTCCGATTCCGTCGCCGGATTCGTCATTCCCTTGTGCGCCACGATTCACTTGTCCGGTTCCATGGTCAAGATCACCTGCTTCTCCATCGCCGTCCTGCTGCTCACCGGCGGCGATGTGTCCTTCAGCGCGTATCTTCCCTTCATCCTGATGCTCGGCGTCATGATGATCGCCGCCCCGGGTGTTCCCGGCGGCGCCATTGCAGCAGCCGCGGGCCTGCTCGCTCAGATGCTCGGCTTCGGCGAGGTGGAGGTTGGGCTCATGTTCGCGGCCTACATCGCATTGGACAGCTTCGGTACGGCCACCAACGTGACCGGTGACGGCGCCATTGCCCTGATCATGAACAAGCTCACCCGTGGCCACCTCGGCACGCAGGCACAGGATCCCTCCGACGAAACCGTCGAAGCTGCCCCGGGTAGCGAAGCAGCCTCACACACGCTGGCCCAGTAA